A stretch of Pseudoprevotella muciniphila DNA encodes these proteins:
- a CDS encoding DUF2461 domain-containing protein, with the protein MREKIFTFLRHIAAHNDREWFKAHRAEYDEARSIFEDMAQTLINRISAFDPEVANVPLKSTLYRFYRDTRFSPDKSPYKRHFGTYINTMGKKSFHGGYYFHIEPGNSMVACGSYWLPADVLNAVRNSIIVDIDRFRSIVEDPEFKSLYPVIGLDTLKTLPKGFPRDFPYPQYLRPKDYATWTAMTEEEILSDDWADIATYRFKVVKPLIDFINETVDDYL; encoded by the coding sequence ATGAGAGAAAAGATTTTCACCTTCCTTCGCCACATAGCAGCACACAACGACCGCGAATGGTTTAAGGCTCACCGCGCAGAATACGATGAAGCGCGATCCATCTTCGAGGACATGGCGCAGACGCTCATCAACCGCATCAGTGCCTTCGACCCCGAAGTGGCAAACGTACCGCTAAAAAGCACGCTCTACCGCTTCTATCGCGACACACGCTTCTCGCCCGACAAATCACCCTACAAACGCCACTTCGGCACATACATCAACACGATGGGCAAAAAGTCCTTCCACGGCGGCTACTATTTCCACATCGAGCCTGGCAACAGCATGGTGGCATGCGGATCCTACTGGTTGCCGGCGGATGTACTGAATGCCGTGCGAAACAGCATCATAGTGGACATCGACCGCTTCCGCAGCATCGTGGAAGACCCGGAATTCAAGAGCCTGTATCCCGTCATAGGCCTCGACACGCTGAAAACCCTGCCTAAAGGCTTCCCGCGCGACTTCCCGTACCCCCAGTATCTCCGCCCGAAGGACTATGCCACATGGACCGCCATGACGGAGGAAGAAATCCTCTCCGACGACTGGGCAGACATCGCCACATACCGGTTCAAGGTGGTGAAACCGCTCATCGACTTCATCAACGAGACCGTAGACGACTATCTATAG